Proteins encoded together in one Pontiella desulfatans window:
- a CDS encoding spermidine synthase — translation MNPWVLLDQVEVPGSGGSMKLYQRAFEFSISVKNEELMNSRMHGSEDALAELACGRVRDREHPRVLIGGLGMGFTLRAALDHLGTNAYVVVAELVPAVVQWNRTHLAELAGNPLEDPRTLVRESDVALVIKEKAETYDAIMLDVDNGPDALTHAGNDRLYSHGGINAAKKALKPGGILGIWSAEPDTAFTKRLRGAGFKVEEVTVRARKTKGRRHTIWLAEKT, via the coding sequence ATGAATCCGTGGGTATTGCTTGATCAAGTCGAGGTACCGGGCAGTGGAGGCTCGATGAAGCTCTACCAGCGAGCGTTCGAGTTTTCGATTTCGGTGAAAAACGAGGAATTGATGAATAGCCGCATGCATGGATCGGAGGATGCCTTGGCGGAGCTGGCCTGCGGGCGGGTGCGGGACCGGGAGCATCCGCGCGTGTTGATCGGCGGGCTGGGCATGGGGTTCACCCTGCGCGCGGCGCTGGACCATCTGGGAACCAATGCCTATGTGGTCGTGGCCGAGCTGGTGCCGGCGGTGGTGCAATGGAACCGCACCCATCTTGCGGAGCTGGCGGGAAATCCGCTGGAGGATCCACGCACCCTGGTCCGCGAATCGGACGTGGCGCTGGTGATCAAGGAAAAGGCCGAGACCTACGACGCCATCATGCTGGATGTCGACAACGGCCCCGATGCGCTGACCCACGCGGGCAACGACCGGCTCTATTCCCACGGCGGCATCAACGCCGCCAAGAAGGCGCTAAAACCGGGCGGGATCCTGGGGATCTGGTCGGCCGAGCCGGATACAGCGTTCACCAAGCGCCTGCGCGGGGCGGGCTTCAAGGTGGAAGAGGTCACCGTTCGGGCGCGCAAGACCAAAGGCCGCCGCCACACGATCTGGCTGGCCGAAAAAACGTGA
- a CDS encoding HPr family phosphocarrier protein — protein MGEETLVKKFKVLNAYGIHARPAALLVKAAGKFECDIFIEKDGNKVSCKSIIGLMTIEGFPGSTMQVTASGEDAQDAMDAIEELFVNKFYEE, from the coding sequence ATGGGTGAGGAAACGCTGGTTAAAAAATTCAAGGTTCTGAACGCGTATGGCATCCATGCCCGTCCGGCCGCGTTGCTGGTGAAGGCGGCAGGAAAGTTCGAATGCGATATTTTCATTGAAAAAGATGGCAACAAGGTGTCCTGCAAGAGCATCATCGGCCTGATGACGATCGAGGGCTTCCCGGGAAGCACGATGCAGGTGACCGCTTCGGGCGAAGATGCCCAGGATGCCATGGACGCGATCGAGGAGCTGTTCGTCAATAAATTCTACGAGGAATGA
- the gpmI gene encoding 2,3-bisphosphoglycerate-independent phosphoglycerate mutase — MEQLKKNEAFGGPEGPVVLVVMDGVGIGKNPESDFVKIANTPNLDWLREHAIYTEVKAHGVAVGLPDDGDMGNSEVGHNAIGCGRVFAQGAALVGDAIASGSMYEGSVWQELIANVNDKGSALHFIGLFSDGNVHSNINHLEAMLLKAKEQGVKKARIHPLIDGRDVPPTSVLEYVERFDAFLADINADGSVDYCVASGGGRMNITMDRYDADWSMVDRGWKAHVKAEATPFASMKEAIEQFRANKPGILDQDLPAFVIERDGAPVGPIVDGDSVIFFNFRGDRSLEITKAFEADEITEFDRGPKPNVIYAGMMQYDGDLGVPEKYLVTPPAIDRTMSEYLSNAGVKQFAISETQKYGHVTYFFNGNNSGKFATETWMEIPSDVCPFENAPVMKAVEITDEVVKAIEGGEYKFIRLNFPNGDMVGHTGVFDAVKVAVEAVDAGVGRIMEAVKQANGIMVCSADHGNSDDMCELDKKTGELKLNEEGKCKPKTAHSLNPVPAIVYDPSGVSKARKADVADAGIANLAATCITLLGYVPPADYTPSIVEVG, encoded by the coding sequence ATGGAACAGTTGAAGAAAAACGAAGCTTTTGGCGGCCCGGAGGGGCCGGTGGTGTTGGTCGTGATGGACGGCGTCGGGATCGGAAAGAACCCGGAAAGCGACTTTGTGAAGATCGCGAACACCCCGAATCTGGACTGGTTGCGCGAACATGCCATCTATACCGAAGTGAAGGCGCACGGTGTTGCGGTTGGCCTGCCGGACGACGGCGACATGGGTAATTCCGAGGTCGGCCACAACGCGATCGGTTGCGGACGCGTGTTCGCCCAGGGTGCGGCGCTGGTTGGCGATGCCATCGCAAGCGGCTCCATGTATGAAGGCTCGGTTTGGCAGGAACTGATTGCCAATGTGAACGACAAGGGTTCCGCGCTCCACTTTATCGGCCTGTTTTCCGACGGCAATGTGCATTCCAACATCAACCACCTTGAAGCGATGCTGCTGAAGGCCAAGGAGCAGGGCGTGAAGAAAGCCCGCATCCACCCGTTGATCGACGGCCGCGACGTTCCGCCGACTTCCGTTCTCGAATATGTGGAGCGTTTCGATGCGTTCCTCGCCGACATCAACGCCGATGGTTCGGTGGACTATTGCGTGGCTTCCGGTGGTGGGCGCATGAATATCACGATGGACCGCTACGATGCCGACTGGAGCATGGTTGACCGGGGCTGGAAAGCCCACGTGAAGGCCGAGGCCACTCCGTTTGCTTCCATGAAGGAGGCCATTGAGCAGTTCCGCGCGAACAAGCCGGGCATCCTCGACCAGGATCTGCCGGCCTTCGTGATTGAGCGCGATGGTGCGCCGGTTGGCCCGATTGTCGATGGCGACAGCGTCATCTTCTTCAACTTCCGCGGCGACCGTTCGCTGGAAATCACCAAGGCCTTCGAGGCCGACGAGATTACCGAGTTCGACCGCGGCCCCAAGCCGAACGTTATCTATGCCGGCATGATGCAGTATGACGGCGATCTCGGCGTTCCGGAAAAGTATCTGGTTACGCCGCCGGCCATCGACCGTACCATGAGCGAATATCTCTCCAACGCGGGCGTGAAGCAGTTCGCGATTTCCGAAACCCAGAAATATGGCCACGTGACCTATTTCTTCAACGGCAACAATTCCGGCAAGTTCGCGACCGAAACCTGGATGGAGATCCCGTCGGATGTCTGCCCGTTCGAGAATGCCCCCGTCATGAAGGCCGTCGAGATTACCGACGAAGTGGTCAAGGCGATCGAAGGCGGGGAATACAAGTTTATCCGCCTGAACTTCCCGAACGGCGACATGGTCGGCCACACCGGCGTCTTCGATGCGGTGAAGGTTGCGGTCGAAGCCGTCGATGCCGGCGTTGGCCGCATCATGGAAGCGGTGAAGCAGGCCAACGGCATCATGGTTTGCTCGGCCGACCATGGCAACTCGGACGACATGTGCGAGCTGGACAAGAAAACCGGCGAACTCAAGCTGAACGAAGAAGGCAAGTGCAAGCCGAAGACCGCGCACTCGCTCAACCCCGTTCCGGCGATCGTTTACGACCCGTCCGGCGTTTCCAAGGCCCGCAAGGCGGATGTGGCCGATGCCGGCATCGCGAACCTCGCGGCCACCTGCATCACGCTGCTGGGCTACGTGCCGCCGGCCGACTATACCCCGAGCATCGTCGAAGTCGGCTAA
- the ptsP gene encoding phosphoenolpyruvate--protein phosphotransferase: protein MAGTHAKHEIALKGIGVSPGIAVCDAQLLAPHTDRTVQRSISADEIPSEIARFEEALIATHDQIKHIQKQVGEVLGDEHASIFDAHILVVDDRTFIEDVIRSIKNEMVNVEPILRAVSNRYADMLSKVEDSYLSERAADIRDVTKRILANLAGESLDQMKQISKPCIVVAHDLSPSDTASINKAMVKAFITDLGSSTSHTAIMAKALEVPAVVGLHNITAVASSGDAVLIDGAKGLVFINPTEERLRAYEKRAEEQEQILLELDRLRDKPPETKDGYLVPITANIELLEELDAVGARGAKGIGLFRTEFLFLGAGSLPDEDAQAEAYIRAAESQYPSPVVIRTLDLGADKLPAGFEMPDELNPFLGDRAIRLCLSHPDLFKTQLRAILRASVHDNVKMMYPMVSCVQEVMDANTLLRQCMMELSQEGVAFNQDMQIGTMIEVPSAALIADIIAPHVSFFSIGTNDLIQYTMAVDRGNENVAHLYKPTHMAIIRLIDHIVKVSHKHGLWTCVCGQMAANPQLVPLLIGLGVDELSMSPSQAPLIKDVIRKLYYSAAVELAQKALVSSSAERVDQLCHDMIAQIAPEVLELSE, encoded by the coding sequence GTGGCTGGAACGCACGCAAAACACGAAATCGCGCTCAAGGGGATCGGGGTTTCTCCTGGAATAGCCGTTTGCGATGCACAGTTGCTCGCGCCGCATACCGACCGGACGGTGCAGCGTTCCATCTCGGCCGATGAAATCCCCAGCGAAATCGCCCGTTTCGAAGAGGCACTGATCGCGACACACGATCAAATCAAGCATATCCAAAAGCAGGTGGGCGAGGTGCTCGGCGACGAGCATGCGAGTATTTTCGATGCGCATATCCTCGTGGTGGACGATCGAACCTTCATCGAAGACGTTATTCGTTCCATTAAGAACGAAATGGTCAACGTTGAGCCGATCCTGCGGGCGGTTTCCAACCGGTATGCCGATATGCTCTCCAAGGTGGAGGACTCCTATCTTTCCGAGCGCGCCGCCGATATCCGCGATGTAACCAAGCGGATCCTCGCCAATTTGGCTGGCGAATCGCTCGACCAGATGAAGCAGATTTCCAAGCCGTGCATCGTTGTGGCCCACGATCTGTCCCCCTCGGATACGGCCAGCATCAACAAAGCCATGGTGAAGGCGTTCATTACCGATCTCGGTAGCTCAACATCGCATACGGCCATCATGGCCAAGGCACTTGAGGTGCCGGCGGTTGTGGGGCTCCATAATATCACTGCGGTGGCATCGTCCGGCGATGCCGTGCTGATCGATGGCGCCAAGGGACTGGTTTTCATCAATCCTACGGAAGAACGGCTGCGGGCCTACGAAAAGCGTGCCGAGGAGCAGGAACAGATCCTGCTCGAACTCGACAGGCTGCGCGACAAGCCACCGGAAACGAAAGACGGCTATCTGGTGCCCATCACCGCCAACATCGAGCTGCTCGAGGAACTCGATGCGGTCGGTGCGCGCGGGGCCAAGGGCATCGGTTTGTTTCGCACCGAGTTCCTGTTTTTGGGAGCCGGGTCGTTGCCGGATGAAGACGCCCAGGCGGAAGCCTATATCCGGGCGGCCGAGAGTCAATATCCCTCGCCGGTGGTCATCCGTACGCTTGATCTGGGGGCCGATAAACTCCCCGCCGGCTTTGAAATGCCCGATGAGTTGAATCCGTTTCTCGGTGACCGCGCCATCCGACTCTGCCTGTCGCACCCCGATCTATTCAAAACACAGTTGCGCGCGATCCTCCGCGCCAGCGTTCACGACAATGTTAAGATGATGTATCCGATGGTTTCCTGCGTGCAGGAGGTCATGGATGCGAACACCTTGCTGCGCCAGTGCATGATGGAGTTGAGCCAGGAGGGGGTTGCCTTTAACCAGGACATGCAGATCGGTACCATGATCGAGGTGCCTTCGGCCGCACTCATCGCCGACATCATCGCTCCGCACGTCAGTTTTTTCAGCATCGGCACCAACGACTTGATCCAGTACACGATGGCGGTGGACCGTGGCAACGAGAATGTGGCCCACCTCTATAAGCCAACCCATATGGCCATCATCCGCCTGATCGACCATATCGTTAAAGTGAGCCACAAGCATGGACTCTGGACGTGCGTTTGCGGGCAGATGGCCGCGAACCCGCAGCTGGTTCCGTTGTTGATCGGGCTTGGGGTCGACGAGCTGAGCATGAGCCCCTCCCAGGCGCCGCTGATCAAGGACGTGATTCGCAAGCTCTACTACTCCGCCGCAGTCGAACTCGCGCAAAAGGCCCTGGTATCTTCCTCGGCCGAGCGGGTCGACCAGCTGTGCCACGACATGATTGCGCAGATCGCCCCGGAAGTGCTCGAACTGTCCGAATAG
- the hprK gene encoding HPr(Ser) kinase/phosphatase, whose protein sequence is MPITVKSLWDEGGEKLSLSIVTGEQNLDRKLPETAMNRPGLALTGFFQYFANQRLQIFGLAEFTYLKSLSQNDRVERLEELFGQQIPGIVITRNRKVPKDILELAERHKVPVFRTPMVTMNFVNECTVLLEKLTAPQKRIQGTCMELMGIGVLLRGDPGIGKSETALSLIERGYSLVSDDVTEVRRTSRGGLVCWANEVTRYHMEIRGLGIIHVPSLFGVAAIRRQTELDLVIDLKKPTGNEDRTGVHPDTIEIMGVEVPCITLPVRSGRDMANIVEVAALNQKLKELGHDAAKELDDKIISRLTKGRVQHG, encoded by the coding sequence GTGCCAATAACCGTTAAGAGCTTGTGGGATGAGGGCGGCGAAAAGCTGTCGCTCAGTATCGTAACCGGCGAGCAGAACCTGGACCGGAAGTTGCCGGAAACCGCCATGAACCGGCCGGGATTGGCCTTGACCGGGTTTTTCCAATATTTTGCCAACCAGCGCCTGCAAATCTTCGGCTTGGCGGAATTCACCTATCTTAAAAGCCTGTCCCAGAATGATCGGGTAGAGAGGCTCGAGGAGCTGTTCGGTCAACAGATTCCCGGAATTGTCATCACCCGCAACCGCAAGGTGCCCAAGGATATCCTGGAATTGGCGGAACGCCACAAGGTGCCGGTTTTCCGTACGCCGATGGTGACGATGAACTTTGTCAACGAATGCACGGTGCTGCTCGAAAAGCTGACCGCCCCCCAAAAGCGGATCCAGGGCACCTGCATGGAGCTGATGGGCATTGGGGTGCTGCTGCGCGGCGATCCGGGGATCGGGAAAAGCGAAACAGCGCTTTCCCTGATTGAACGGGGCTACAGTCTGGTTTCCGACGATGTGACCGAGGTGCGGCGCACCAGCCGCGGGGGCCTCGTTTGCTGGGCGAACGAAGTGACCCGCTACCACATGGAAATCCGGGGCTTGGGCATCATCCATGTTCCCAGCCTGTTCGGTGTCGCCGCCATCCGCCGCCAGACGGAGTTGGATCTGGTAATCGATTTAAAGAAACCCACGGGCAATGAAGACCGCACGGGTGTACACCCCGATACCATTGAAATCATGGGGGTCGAGGTTCCGTGCATCACCCTGCCGGTTCGTTCCGGGCGGGATATGGCGAACATCGTCGAAGTGGCTGCGCTCAACCAGAAACTGAAGGAACTCGGCCACGATGCGGCCAAAGAGCTGGACGACAAGATCATCTCCCGGCTAACAAAAGGGCGGGTGCAACATGGGTGA
- the lptB gene encoding LPS export ABC transporter ATP-binding protein, translated as MATEETYLIRTEKLVKAYKGRKVVREVEINVKAGEIVGLLGPNGAGKTTSFYMIVGLVSPTSGKVFFNGKNVTRTPMFKRARMGMGYLSQEPSIFRKLTVRENVMSILETLPISHKERKERLEQLLNDLKIGHLAKQRAYTLSGGERRRLEITRALVTNPSIILLDEPFSGVDPLAVNDVQDIVRDLRDKGLGVLITDHNVRETLAVVDRAYLLCEGQVLSEGDSNFLVNDEVSRELYLGPRFSM; from the coding sequence ATGGCAACTGAAGAAACCTATCTGATCCGGACTGAAAAGCTGGTCAAGGCATACAAGGGCCGCAAAGTCGTGCGTGAAGTGGAGATCAATGTGAAGGCCGGCGAGATCGTCGGGCTTCTCGGCCCCAATGGCGCAGGCAAAACCACGAGCTTCTATATGATCGTGGGGTTGGTGAGTCCGACGAGCGGCAAGGTCTTTTTCAATGGCAAGAACGTAACCCGTACCCCCATGTTCAAACGCGCTCGCATGGGGATGGGCTACCTCTCGCAGGAACCGTCCATCTTCCGCAAGCTGACGGTGCGTGAAAACGTCATGTCGATCCTCGAAACGTTGCCCATTTCACACAAGGAGCGCAAAGAGCGACTGGAGCAGTTGCTCAATGATCTGAAGATCGGCCATTTGGCCAAGCAACGGGCCTATACGCTGAGTGGCGGCGAGCGCCGCCGACTCGAAATCACCCGTGCGCTGGTCACGAATCCCTCCATCATTCTGCTCGACGAGCCGTTCAGCGGGGTCGATCCCTTGGCGGTGAACGACGTGCAGGATATTGTGCGCGACCTGCGCGACAAGGGGCTGGGCGTGCTGATTACCGACCACAACGTGCGCGAAACGCTGGCGGTGGTGGATCGGGCCTACTTGCTTTGCGAGGGGCAGGTGCTGAGCGAAGGGGACAGCAATTTTCTAGTGAACGACGAGGTGAGCCGCGAACTCTATCTGGGACCGCGGTTCAGTATGTAA
- a CDS encoding LptA/OstA family protein produces the protein MSRFILRMALCGCVLLTVACSKRERSDPDAEEWADIQALADEATVVPAAAAPETTAVQGVVVNNPAAVEGEFDAFIARLEQMKTAERKPGETLLTGEGLVLDHTRRYVRMDGNVVVLDDQGTLETESLIGRFSISNELEYVEAKGGVDMVSSNRTASAEEAIYNYRNGFVQMQGQATASDGGNRLSGERIELWIKGDRRMVCEPNALLELTGASGLKMEGISEGVEGDTEIRADRVVYDESKGMAELIGNVRVRDPRAAMNCANVRLFLKDDNEIDWIEALGEVIIQSDDRKALADRATYHADEGRFTLEGEPKVKQGQNIMTGDRIKIWLEPRRMVCEPNARVLLYLDEETKAKFLKDLDE, from the coding sequence TTGAGCCGCTTCATCCTCAGAATGGCGCTCTGTGGTTGCGTTCTGCTCACCGTTGCCTGCTCCAAGCGGGAGCGCTCCGATCCGGATGCGGAAGAGTGGGCGGATATCCAGGCGCTCGCCGACGAGGCAACCGTTGTTCCCGCGGCTGCTGCCCCGGAAACCACTGCGGTTCAGGGAGTGGTGGTTAACAACCCTGCTGCCGTCGAGGGGGAATTCGATGCCTTCATTGCCCGGCTGGAGCAGATGAAGACGGCTGAGCGCAAGCCCGGAGAAACGCTGTTGACCGGCGAGGGGCTGGTTTTGGACCATACGCGCCGCTATGTCCGCATGGATGGGAATGTCGTGGTGCTGGACGACCAGGGCACCCTGGAGACCGAGAGCCTGATTGGGCGCTTTTCTATCTCGAACGAGCTGGAATATGTCGAGGCCAAGGGCGGGGTGGATATGGTCAGCAGCAACCGTACGGCCTCGGCCGAAGAGGCCATCTATAACTACCGGAACGGGTTTGTGCAAATGCAGGGCCAGGCCACGGCCTCGGATGGCGGGAACCGGCTTTCCGGCGAGCGGATCGAGCTTTGGATCAAGGGCGACCGACGCATGGTTTGCGAGCCCAACGCGCTGCTTGAGCTGACGGGGGCCTCCGGTTTGAAGATGGAGGGTATTTCGGAAGGGGTCGAAGGCGATACCGAAATCCGGGCGGATCGGGTGGTTTACGACGAATCGAAGGGCATGGCCGAGCTGATTGGCAATGTCCGGGTGCGCGATCCCCGCGCCGCAATGAATTGCGCCAATGTACGCCTTTTCTTAAAAGATGATAACGAAATTGATTGGATCGAGGCCTTGGGCGAGGTAATAATCCAATCAGACGACAGGAAAGCGCTGGCTGACAGGGCGACCTACCATGCGGACGAAGGTAGATTCACATTGGAGGGGGAGCCGAAGGTTAAGCAAGGGCAGAACATAATGACCGGAGACCGAATCAAGATCTGGCTTGAACCCCGAAGGATGGTATGCGAGCCAAACGCGCGTGTTCTGTTGTATCTGGACGAGGAAACCAAAGCAAAATTCCTGAAAGATTTAGACGAATAA
- a CDS encoding RluA family pseudouridine synthase, translating into MKKQTFTVKYKQEGQRLFAVIAETLDISKKQAQAAIDAKHVLVNGKRVWIRRHEVVEGDVVEILIEDQKKPEAKHIGILWQDSDYLVVNKPAYFLTNASDESIEAKLQKQEKNKNICAVHRLDKETSGCVIFAKSAEAKAAMIPMFKGRDIMKIYRAITIGSFPKSWKEIRTDIDGLISTTLVKLLDTKKHASYLELRIETGRTHQIRRHLADKRYPVMGDKKYAGTGNELSIEQPRQMLHAYRLIFNHPKTGKPVRATAPLPGDFKRCLAQMKLR; encoded by the coding sequence ATGAAGAAACAAACCTTTACCGTTAAATACAAGCAGGAGGGCCAGCGGCTGTTCGCCGTGATTGCCGAAACCCTCGATATCTCGAAAAAGCAGGCCCAGGCGGCCATCGACGCCAAGCATGTGCTGGTGAACGGCAAGCGCGTATGGATTCGCCGCCACGAAGTGGTGGAGGGCGACGTCGTCGAGATCCTGATCGAGGACCAGAAGAAGCCCGAAGCCAAGCACATTGGCATTCTCTGGCAGGACTCGGACTACCTGGTGGTCAACAAACCGGCCTACTTCCTGACCAATGCATCGGACGAGAGCATCGAGGCCAAGTTGCAGAAGCAGGAAAAGAACAAGAACATCTGCGCCGTGCACCGCCTCGACAAGGAAACCTCCGGCTGCGTGATCTTTGCCAAGAGCGCCGAGGCCAAGGCGGCCATGATCCCGATGTTCAAGGGGCGCGACATCATGAAGATCTACCGTGCCATCACCATCGGAAGCTTCCCGAAAAGCTGGAAGGAAATCCGCACCGATATCGATGGTTTAATCTCGACCACCCTGGTTAAGCTGCTCGACACCAAGAAACACGCCAGCTATCTGGAGCTGCGCATCGAAACGGGCCGCACCCACCAGATCCGCCGCCACCTGGCCGACAAGCGCTACCCGGTGATGGGCGACAAGAAATATGCCGGCACCGGCAACGAGCTTTCGATCGAACAACCGCGCCAGATGCTGCATGCCTACCGCCTCATCTTCAACCATCCGAAAACCGGCAAGCCCGTGCGCGCCACCGCCCCCCTGCCCGGCGACTTTAAACGGTGCCTGGCGCAGATGAAACTGCGCTAG
- the hpf gene encoding ribosome hibernation-promoting factor, HPF/YfiA family, which produces MQVSITGRHVNVTDNVKAHVEDKLERCLGVFPRIESIKVILDTENRDQVAETIIQASNHIRITATEKSENLYDAIDRSIEHAERQMRKHRDKVQDHHK; this is translated from the coding sequence ATGCAAGTAAGTATTACAGGACGGCATGTTAATGTAACCGACAACGTTAAAGCCCATGTCGAAGACAAGCTTGAGCGATGTCTGGGCGTGTTCCCGCGAATAGAAAGCATCAAGGTCATCCTCGATACGGAGAACCGCGACCAGGTCGCCGAGACCATCATCCAAGCCTCGAACCATATCCGCATTACGGCCACGGAAAAGTCCGAAAACCTGTATGACGCGATCGACCGTTCCATCGAGCACGCCGAGCGCCAGATGCGCAAGCATCGCGACAAGGTTCAAGACCACCACAAGTAA